A DNA window from Tachysurus fulvidraco isolate hzauxx_2018 chromosome 4, HZAU_PFXX_2.0, whole genome shotgun sequence contains the following coding sequences:
- the pla2g12b gene encoding group XIIB secretory phospholipase A2-like protein isoform X2 produces the protein MKHYQWQAVSLFHTTNTYSIQGFTMVSHCALVLLLCLSTGLAATLIPSASAEELPSGPEAAAAEELNVNTIPEAETAQTAASSTQDADDEAEWGLGSIRGSFQAVNGYFDSLLELMGGRDGVCQYRCRFGKAPQARPGFQMPEPNGCTSSLLGFQLDMGIPAMTKCCNQLDMCYDTCGSNKYRCDTKFRWCLHSICGDLKKSLGFVSKVEACEAFADTMYNTVWTLGCRPFMNSQRAACICEGEEKDEL, from the exons ATGAAGCACTATCAGTGGCAGGCTGTTTCACTCTTTCACACCACAAACACTTATTCCATACAAGGCTTCACCATGGTCTCTCACTGTGCCCTCGTTCTCCTGCTCTGCCTCTCCACAGGCCTGGCTGCCACCCTCATCCCTTCTGCTTCTGCCGAGGAGCTTCCGTCAGGTCCCGAGGCCGCAGCAGCTGAAGAGTTAAACGTGAACACAATCCCCGAGGCTGAAACAGCTCAAACTGCCGCCAGCTCTACCCAGGATGCCGACGACGAAGCCGAATGGGGCTTGGGCTCCATCAGAGGCAGCTTTCAAGCCGTCAATGGGTATTTTGACTCGCTGCTGGAGCTTATGGGAGGCCGTGATGGAGTGTGCCAGTACCGCTGTAGATTCG GTAAAGCTCCACAAGCTCGTCCAGGCTTCCAGATGCCTGAACCCAATGGCTGCACCTCGTCTTTGCTTGGTTTCCAG CTCGACATGGGCATCCCAGCCATGACCAAGTGCTGTAACCAGCTGGACATGTGTTACGACACATGCGGATCCAACAAGTACCGTTGTGACACCAAGTTCCGCTGGTGCCTCCACAGCATCTGCGGGGATCTAAAGAAGAGCTTGGGCTTTGTGTCGAAGGTTGAAG cttgcGAGGCATTTGCAGACACCATGTACAACACGGTATGGACTCTGGGCTGCAGGCCGTTCATGAACAGCCAGAGGGCAGCATGTATCTGTGAGGGAGAGGAGAAAGATGAGCTGTAA
- the pla2g12b gene encoding group XIIB secretory phospholipase A2-like protein isoform X1, with protein sequence MKHYQWQAVSLFHTTNTYSIQGFTMVSHCALVLLLCLSTGLAATLIPSASAEELPSGPEAAAAEELNVNTIPEAETAQTAASSTQDADDEAEWGLGSIRGSFQAVNGYFDSLLELMGGRDGVCQYRCRFGKAPQARPGFQMPEPNGCTSSLLGFQVPDSLDMGIPAMTKCCNQLDMCYDTCGSNKYRCDTKFRWCLHSICGDLKKSLGFVSKVEACEAFADTMYNTVWTLGCRPFMNSQRAACICEGEEKDEL encoded by the exons ATGAAGCACTATCAGTGGCAGGCTGTTTCACTCTTTCACACCACAAACACTTATTCCATACAAGGCTTCACCATGGTCTCTCACTGTGCCCTCGTTCTCCTGCTCTGCCTCTCCACAGGCCTGGCTGCCACCCTCATCCCTTCTGCTTCTGCCGAGGAGCTTCCGTCAGGTCCCGAGGCCGCAGCAGCTGAAGAGTTAAACGTGAACACAATCCCCGAGGCTGAAACAGCTCAAACTGCCGCCAGCTCTACCCAGGATGCCGACGACGAAGCCGAATGGGGCTTGGGCTCCATCAGAGGCAGCTTTCAAGCCGTCAATGGGTATTTTGACTCGCTGCTGGAGCTTATGGGAGGCCGTGATGGAGTGTGCCAGTACCGCTGTAGATTCG GTAAAGCTCCACAAGCTCGTCCAGGCTTCCAGATGCCTGAACCCAATGGCTGCACCTCGTCTTTGCTTGGTTTCCAGGTACCGGATAGT CTCGACATGGGCATCCCAGCCATGACCAAGTGCTGTAACCAGCTGGACATGTGTTACGACACATGCGGATCCAACAAGTACCGTTGTGACACCAAGTTCCGCTGGTGCCTCCACAGCATCTGCGGGGATCTAAAGAAGAGCTTGGGCTTTGTGTCGAAGGTTGAAG cttgcGAGGCATTTGCAGACACCATGTACAACACGGTATGGACTCTGGGCTGCAGGCCGTTCATGAACAGCCAGAGGGCAGCATGTATCTGTGAGGGAGAGGAGAAAGATGAGCTGTAA